The following are encoded in a window of Brevibacillus sp. DP1.3A genomic DNA:
- a CDS encoding metal ABC transporter ATP-binding protein, translating to MEPNKQEVPVIKLTGVSFQYEDKQVLDEVEFTLERGDFVGIVGPNGSGKSTLMKLILGLLTPNKGTVELFGQPLSKFREWNRIGYVAQQVAHGAGGFPATVREVVSSGLVGKVGLFRRLTKQHHENVQAAVERVGLLEKLDQRIGNLSSGQLQRVFIARALVAEPELLILDEPTVGVDQESIDQFYSLLRSLKEENGLTMMIVSHDVGVMSQWVTKVACVQKKIHFHGTAHDFEHNQEKILQSMYGDSVRLLSHHH from the coding sequence ATGGAACCAAATAAACAAGAGGTGCCTGTCATTAAGCTCACAGGCGTCTCCTTCCAATATGAAGACAAACAGGTTCTCGATGAGGTTGAATTCACACTGGAACGCGGAGACTTTGTGGGAATCGTCGGGCCGAATGGATCAGGAAAATCTACGCTGATGAAGCTGATTTTGGGTCTGTTGACGCCAAACAAAGGGACAGTGGAGCTGTTCGGGCAACCACTATCCAAGTTTCGTGAATGGAATCGCATTGGATACGTCGCTCAACAGGTCGCGCATGGGGCGGGTGGATTTCCGGCGACGGTGCGAGAAGTCGTGTCATCTGGATTGGTCGGTAAAGTGGGCCTTTTTCGTAGACTGACGAAACAGCATCATGAGAATGTACAGGCTGCGGTGGAGCGTGTCGGCTTGTTGGAAAAGCTGGATCAACGAATCGGCAACTTGTCCAGCGGGCAATTGCAGCGCGTATTCATTGCACGAGCTCTCGTAGCTGAACCGGAGCTGTTGATCCTCGATGAGCCAACAGTCGGGGTCGATCAGGAATCGATCGATCAATTTTACAGCTTGCTTCGTTCGCTTAAGGAAGAGAACGGATTGACGATGATGATCGTCAGCCACGATGTGGGAGTCATGTCGCAATGGGTGACCAAGGTGGCTTGTGTGCAGAAGAAGATTCACTTCCACGGAACGGCGCACGATTTTGAGCATAACCAAGAAAAAATCTTGCAGAGTATGTACGGTGATTCGGTCAGACTGCTGTCTCATCATCATTAA
- a CDS encoding PadR family transcriptional regulator, producing the protein MAVNKELMKGSTVILILTLLEQKAMYGYEMIKTMETSSNGVLSLKEGTLYPILHTLESEGKVEAFWSEGEGERKRKYYQITREGKKYLKEKKQEWESFRTAVDSVLGGQPT; encoded by the coding sequence ATGGCAGTTAACAAAGAGTTGATGAAAGGTAGTACGGTCATTCTCATTCTTACCTTGCTGGAACAAAAGGCGATGTACGGCTATGAGATGATCAAGACGATGGAAACTAGCTCGAACGGTGTGCTGTCTCTCAAGGAAGGCACCCTCTATCCCATTCTCCATACCCTTGAGTCTGAAGGAAAAGTCGAGGCGTTTTGGAGCGAAGGTGAAGGAGAGCGAAAACGCAAATATTATCAAATCACCCGCGAAGGCAAGAAGTATCTCAAAGAGAAAAAACAGGAGTGGGAATCTTTTCGTACCGCTGTTGACTCCGTGTTGGGAGGACAGCCTACATGA
- a CDS encoding metal ABC transporter permease has protein sequence MLADWWQYDFLRYTLFSGILIGLICPILGTFLIVRRLSMMADGLSHVTLSGVAAGMLISKKVAFFSAVNPLFFGMLFAVIGSLFIERLRKVYKAYQDLAIPIILSAGLGLFTVLISIADGFNADLYSYLFGKIVTVSIEDLYALIGVAVVVLGTVLLIYKELFAVSFDEEFARVSGVARRSINLWFMVLVALTIAASMRIVGVLLISALITLPVAASLQIAKSFRQTIFLSILFAEFSVLSGLYFAYLLNWASGGTIVLMAVLVMLVVLGVKKLRVAFR, from the coding sequence ATGCTTGCTGATTGGTGGCAGTATGATTTTTTGCGGTATACCCTGTTTTCAGGGATTTTAATTGGTCTGATCTGCCCTATTTTGGGCACGTTTCTCATTGTTCGTCGCTTGTCGATGATGGCAGATGGCCTGTCACACGTGACGCTGTCCGGTGTAGCTGCCGGGATGCTCATTTCCAAAAAGGTCGCCTTCTTCTCCGCAGTCAATCCGCTGTTTTTCGGGATGTTGTTTGCGGTGATTGGTTCGTTGTTCATCGAGCGGCTGCGTAAGGTGTACAAAGCGTATCAAGATTTGGCGATTCCGATTATTTTGTCCGCGGGGCTTGGGCTGTTTACGGTATTGATCAGTATCGCAGACGGTTTTAATGCAGACTTGTATTCGTACTTGTTCGGAAAAATCGTAACAGTGTCCATCGAAGACTTGTATGCGCTGATTGGTGTGGCAGTTGTCGTTTTAGGGACAGTTTTGTTGATTTACAAGGAGCTTTTCGCGGTCTCCTTCGACGAGGAATTTGCTCGCGTCTCCGGCGTGGCAAGGCGTTCGATCAACCTGTGGTTCATGGTGCTCGTCGCTCTGACGATTGCAGCTTCTATGCGTATAGTCGGTGTCCTGTTAATCTCGGCGCTGATTACCCTTCCGGTGGCTGCCAGTCTGCAAATCGCGAAAAGCTTTCGTCAAACGATTTTCTTGTCGATTTTGTTCGCGGAGTTTTCCGTGTTGAGCGGTTTGTATTTTGCCTATCTCCTTAATTGGGCATCTGGTGGTACAATTGTACTGATGGCAGTACTGGTTATGCTGGTTGTATTAGGTGTAAAGAAGCTGCGGGTCGCTTTCCGGTAA
- a CDS encoding PCYCGC domain-containing protein, which yields MKRKSWLAITFITAALLTAGCGSTDQAEQNHSDHTQHAPNGDLQELTASADQLPKFLDNQDPVIIGSYKVAAANRELLKSIPCYCGCGESAGHGHNGNCFIKEEKSDGSIVWDDHGTRCGVCMEIAVISGKMKEEGKSTKEIRNYIDQTYGQGYGKPTPTPMPS from the coding sequence ATGAAACGTAAATCATGGTTAGCCATTACTTTTATCACCGCAGCTCTGCTTACTGCCGGCTGTGGCTCTACTGATCAAGCTGAACAGAATCATAGCGATCACACGCAGCACGCCCCCAATGGTGATTTGCAGGAATTGACTGCTTCCGCTGATCAGCTACCGAAATTTTTAGACAACCAAGACCCTGTCATTATTGGATCCTACAAAGTTGCTGCGGCAAACCGTGAGCTGCTCAAATCCATTCCATGCTATTGTGGTTGTGGTGAAAGTGCTGGACACGGGCATAACGGCAACTGCTTCATCAAAGAAGAAAAGTCTGATGGCTCCATCGTCTGGGATGACCACGGCACTCGTTGCGGCGTATGCATGGAAATCGCCGTTATTTCCGGCAAGATGAAAGAAGAAGGCAAATCTACAAAAGAAATTCGTAACTACATAGATCAAACCTATGGGCAAGGCTACGGAAAACCAACTCCTACCCCAATGCCTTCCTAG
- a CDS encoding metal ABC transporter substrate-binding protein: MKRAMLAALSFITAVGLVGCGAANETAGTPQTGSDASGKPKVYTTIYPLEYVAKRIGGEHVEVTNLVPAGVEPHDFEPTAKDMVALSGADIFAYNGSGLELWVEKAVTNLDKNKTTIVNATEGLELISAVEHEHEGEGHTEEGHAEEAGHDHGDLDPHVWLDPMQLKAQAEKVKNTLVQKDQTHAADYEKNYTQLATDLEQLDKEFKDMVTQAPKKEFMVSHSAFSYMAKRYGLEQVSISGVNPSDEPSTAELKSLVEHIKEHNISYVLFETLVSPKVAEVIAKEAGVKTATLNPLEGLTEDDVKAGRDYLSIMRDNMNTLKTALQ; this comes from the coding sequence ATGAAAAGAGCTATGTTGGCAGCCCTCAGTTTCATTACGGCAGTGGGGCTGGTGGGATGTGGAGCAGCGAATGAAACGGCTGGTACTCCGCAAACTGGCAGTGACGCATCCGGGAAGCCAAAAGTATACACGACTATTTATCCCTTGGAATATGTAGCGAAGCGAATCGGCGGTGAACACGTTGAGGTAACGAATCTGGTTCCCGCTGGCGTAGAGCCTCATGATTTCGAGCCAACTGCAAAAGACATGGTCGCTCTGTCCGGAGCAGATATCTTCGCCTATAACGGCAGTGGTTTGGAGCTGTGGGTAGAGAAGGCTGTAACCAACCTCGACAAAAACAAGACAACGATCGTTAATGCGACGGAAGGTCTCGAGCTGATTAGTGCAGTTGAGCATGAGCATGAAGGAGAAGGACACACGGAAGAAGGTCACGCAGAAGAAGCAGGGCATGACCACGGGGATCTGGACCCTCATGTATGGCTCGATCCGATGCAACTGAAGGCACAGGCAGAGAAGGTCAAAAATACGCTCGTGCAAAAGGATCAAACGCACGCTGCTGATTACGAAAAGAACTACACACAATTAGCAACAGACCTGGAGCAGCTGGATAAAGAGTTCAAAGATATGGTTACGCAAGCACCGAAGAAAGAATTCATGGTTTCTCATAGCGCATTCAGCTATATGGCAAAACGCTACGGGCTGGAGCAAGTATCGATCTCTGGGGTCAATCCTTCTGATGAGCCATCCACGGCTGAGTTGAAGAGCTTGGTGGAGCATATAAAAGAACATAACATTTCGTATGTGCTGTTCGAGACGCTGGTTTCTCCAAAGGTAGCGGAAGTGATTGCGAAGGAAGCTGGCGTGAAGACGGCTACGCTCAATCCGTTGGAAGGTTTGACGGAAGACGATGTAAAGGCAGGCCGTGATTACTTGTCCATCATGCGTGACAATATGAATACATTAAAGACTGCACTCCAATAA